In Halobacillus amylolyticus, the following proteins share a genomic window:
- a CDS encoding NAD(P)/FAD-dependent oxidoreductase — MQQEQHVHDTIIIGGGPAGLFSTFYGGMRGMDIHLIESLPELGGQLTALYPEKYIYDVAGFPKVKAKTLVQQLEEQALAFDPHVSLDTSVSQVEKLDEQLFQVTTTSGVHFSKTVIITGGVGAFQPQRLPIDNAVDYEGSHLYYSVSDIEAFRNKKVLISGGGDSAVDWALTLESVAEEVTLVHRRDKFRAHEQSVEQLYASSINMLTPYVINSLSGKNGELKQVTIADKKNTEEKTLDIDSLIVSHGFKSNLGPIQDWGIELQKKSIVVNPKMETNIKGIYAAGDITTHEGKVNLIASGFGEGPIAINYAKAYIDPKSRVQPMHSTSLF; from the coding sequence GTGCAACAAGAACAACATGTCCATGACACAATTATTATCGGAGGAGGTCCCGCAGGCTTATTTTCAACCTTCTACGGTGGGATGCGCGGCATGGATATCCACTTAATTGAAAGTCTGCCGGAACTGGGTGGTCAGCTGACTGCATTATATCCGGAAAAATATATTTATGACGTTGCCGGATTCCCTAAGGTAAAAGCCAAGACACTGGTTCAGCAACTTGAAGAACAAGCACTAGCTTTTGACCCGCACGTATCACTAGACACATCTGTGTCACAAGTGGAAAAGCTGGACGAACAATTATTCCAGGTAACAACAACTAGTGGTGTTCATTTTTCAAAGACAGTGATCATCACTGGCGGAGTCGGTGCGTTTCAGCCCCAGCGGCTGCCCATTGACAATGCGGTAGATTACGAAGGCTCCCACCTGTATTACAGCGTTAGCGATATCGAGGCCTTTCGGAATAAAAAAGTCTTGATTTCGGGTGGAGGAGATTCTGCTGTTGACTGGGCATTAACCTTGGAATCTGTGGCCGAAGAAGTTACATTGGTTCACCGTCGTGACAAGTTTCGTGCCCACGAACAGAGTGTAGAACAATTATATGCGTCCTCCATTAACATGCTTACCCCCTATGTTATTAACTCTCTTTCAGGTAAAAATGGAGAATTGAAACAAGTAACCATTGCGGATAAGAAAAATACAGAAGAAAAAACTTTGGACATTGATTCACTTATTGTCAGTCACGGATTCAAATCAAACCTCGGACCAATCCAGGATTGGGGAATAGAACTACAAAAGAAGTCCATTGTAGTGAATCCTAAAATGGAAACAAACATTAAAGGAATTTATGCCGCCGGTGATATCACCACCCACGAAGGGAAGGTAAACCTTATTGCCTCTGGATTCGGAGAGGGACCGATAGCAATAAATTATGCTAAAGCCTATATCGATCCTAAATCTCGGGTACAGCCTATGCATAGTACTAGCCTTTTCTAA